In one window of Nocardia brasiliensis DNA:
- a CDS encoding class I SAM-dependent methyltransferase — MAVPLHTTGKASFDDIYERPDPRDYYARMSDLDYRIPELAKPVFQQQIREYRASARVRTPTVLDIGCSYGVNAALLRFDTTMRELAEHYRTAEGDRAALIARDRAELGSADRLPDVRFLGMDASASALGYAKQAGLLHDTVHADLESGEPTDAQRAVLAGADIIISTGCIGYVTEKTLARVATAHPRRRPWMAHFVLRMFDFAPIAAELAALGYRTEQAPGLFEQRRFASDAEQTQVLNTLSAKGIDTTDRETEGWLYAGLYLSRPLPKHYPDTEDQH, encoded by the coding sequence GTGGCAGTGCCGTTACACACGACCGGGAAAGCCTCCTTCGACGACATCTACGAACGTCCCGATCCCCGCGACTACTACGCCCGCATGTCCGACCTCGACTATCGCATTCCCGAGTTGGCGAAACCGGTCTTCCAGCAACAGATCCGGGAGTATCGCGCGTCCGCCCGGGTGCGCACGCCCACGGTGCTCGACATCGGCTGCTCCTACGGCGTCAACGCCGCGCTGCTGCGATTCGACACCACCATGCGCGAACTCGCCGAGCACTATCGCACCGCCGAGGGGGACCGGGCGGCGCTGATCGCCCGCGACCGCGCCGAACTCGGCAGCGCGGACCGCCTGCCCGATGTCCGTTTCCTCGGTATGGACGCCTCGGCGTCCGCGCTCGGCTACGCGAAGCAGGCCGGACTGCTGCACGACACGGTGCACGCCGACCTGGAATCCGGTGAGCCCACCGACGCGCAGCGGGCGGTGCTCGCCGGGGCCGACATCATCATCTCCACCGGCTGCATCGGCTACGTCACCGAGAAAACCCTGGCCCGAGTCGCCACCGCGCATCCACGCCGCAGACCATGGATGGCACACTTCGTGCTGCGCATGTTCGACTTCGCGCCGATCGCCGCCGAGCTCGCGGCGCTCGGCTACCGGACCGAGCAGGCGCCCGGGCTGTTCGAACAGCGCAGGTTCGCCTCCGACGCCGAGCAGACCCAGGTGCTGAACACCTTGTCCGCCAAGGGTATCGACACTACCGACCGGGAAACCGAAGGCTGGCTCTACGCCGGCCTGTATCTATCGCGACCGTTGCCGAAGCATTACCCCGACACCGAGGACCAGCATTGA
- a CDS encoding HalD/BesD family halogenase codes for MAATGVLDEIVDTARYPLLDATDPGRQAAVASARAELAATGCTVLRGFIRAELTETLRAQGAAMAPHAYYEVERVNAYNIPLDTDLPEDHPGRIVLERGNAFVPRDRIPGDALIHRLYVDERFQRFVADCFDLAELHEFADPLAGLCLNVVAPGMSHPWHFDTNEFTVSMLTQPADSGGIFEYCPNIRTPRAERLDDVRAVLTGSGERLIQRLDLRPGDLQLFRGRFSLHRVSPVAGAAQRHSAIFAYTDRPGVIGTVERTRQLFGRVLPDHLAAAADAVRGDRLLD; via the coding sequence ATGGCAGCCACGGGTGTGCTCGACGAGATCGTTGATACCGCTCGGTATCCACTGCTGGATGCGACGGACCCCGGACGGCAGGCCGCGGTGGCCTCGGCGCGTGCGGAACTGGCCGCGACCGGATGTACCGTACTGCGCGGTTTCATTCGCGCCGAACTCACCGAGACCCTGCGCGCGCAGGGTGCAGCGATGGCGCCGCACGCCTATTACGAAGTAGAGCGGGTCAACGCCTACAACATTCCCCTGGACACCGATCTGCCCGAGGACCATCCCGGCCGGATCGTGCTCGAGCGCGGCAACGCCTTCGTCCCGCGCGACCGTATCCCCGGCGACGCGCTGATCCACCGGCTCTATGTGGACGAACGGTTCCAGCGCTTCGTCGCCGACTGCTTCGATCTCGCCGAGTTGCACGAGTTCGCCGACCCGCTGGCCGGTCTGTGCCTCAACGTGGTCGCGCCGGGCATGTCGCATCCCTGGCATTTCGACACCAACGAATTCACCGTCAGCATGCTCACCCAACCAGCCGACTCGGGCGGCATCTTCGAGTACTGCCCGAATATCCGCACGCCGCGGGCCGAGCGGCTCGACGATGTCCGCGCGGTGCTCACCGGTTCTGGCGAGCGACTGATCCAGCGCCTCGACCTGCGCCCCGGCGACCTGCAGCTGTTCCGCGGGCGGTTCTCGCTGCATCGCGTCTCGCCCGTCGCCGGTGCGGCGCAGCGGCATTCGGCGATCTTCGCCTACACCGACCGGCCCGGGGTGATCGGCACGGTGGAGCGCACCCGCCAACTCTTCGGTCGAGTACTTCCCGACCATCTGGCCGCCGCGGCCGACGCCGTCCGTGGCGACCGCTTGCTCGACTGA
- a CDS encoding HAD family hydrolase — MSVECGVAAVLWDMDGTLLDSEKLWDVGVRELARELGHEMTDEIRHALIGASGDDAMRIIFSSLGIDATPVAVREAAEFLDRRVAELMTGPIPWRPGAEDALAMVRTAGLGSALVTNTKRSLAEFGLDTLGRDFFDISVCGDEVARGKPEPDVYLRAAELLGVEPRHCVAVEDSPTGVRAARAAGCAVVVVPCEISVPDGPGRMFRESLVGLGLDDLERALSLRD, encoded by the coding sequence GTGAGTGTGGAGTGTGGCGTGGCCGCGGTGCTGTGGGATATGGACGGCACGCTGCTGGATTCGGAGAAGCTCTGGGACGTGGGAGTGCGGGAGCTGGCGCGCGAGCTCGGGCACGAGATGACCGACGAGATCCGGCACGCCCTGATCGGTGCGTCCGGTGACGACGCGATGCGGATCATCTTCAGCAGTCTCGGCATCGACGCGACTCCGGTCGCGGTGCGGGAGGCGGCGGAGTTCCTCGATCGGCGCGTGGCCGAGCTGATGACCGGTCCGATCCCGTGGCGGCCCGGTGCCGAGGACGCGCTCGCGATGGTGCGCACGGCGGGGCTGGGCTCGGCCCTCGTCACCAATACCAAGCGGTCGCTCGCCGAGTTCGGGCTCGACACCTTGGGACGCGATTTCTTCGACATCTCGGTCTGTGGCGACGAGGTGGCGCGCGGCAAACCCGAGCCCGATGTCTACCTGCGGGCCGCCGAACTGCTCGGGGTCGAGCCGCGACACTGTGTGGCGGTGGAGGATTCGCCGACCGGTGTCCGGGCGGCGCGCGCGGCGGGCTGCGCGGTGGTCGTCGTGCCCTGTGAGATCTCGGTTCCGGACGGACCGGGACGGATGTTTCGCGAGTCGCTCGTCGGGCTCGGCCTCGACGATCTGGAACGCGCTTTGTCGCTGCGCGACTGA
- a CDS encoding serine/threonine-protein kinase has product MTADRLIAGRYRLTDPIGTGAMGVVWRGTDVRLRRTVAVKQLILAPGLTRSAALEAKLRAMREGRIAARLHHPNAITVFDVAEEDGQPWLVMEYMNAPSLAAKLSGKRTLAPTEVAKIGAQAAGALAAAHDAGIMHRDVKPANLLVGDDGTVKITDFGISRAVGDVTVTATGFLAGTPAYLAPEVARGENPEPASDVFALGSTLYAAVEGQPPFGEGDNPLAVLHAVARGEIAEPKEAGALGPVLMRLLAPTIDARPSMHEAKQALEAVAEGRVPTLGPPPPTKAMPAPGGDSATTVLPQPAADAANATAATTVVPTAALTDPGVAESVSVQPPIPPSGSGTLPAGTGAVPSRNRAVLLGAGAFVAVLVVVGLVALLVKGNDGDSGTAAAPGPSSSVPALAGPPPATGDTGPVPQQPQEPAPSTEPAPTSSPGASTSPTPTPTPTPSSAPPTSSAPPAPTTVTATPFGPPTPDKVAQFVQGYYGMLPGNTAGAWSQLTPSYQVQTGGGYNEYARWWGTVRSVSVGRVTPNGDNRAVVALTYVMKTGETRSENRWIQVTADNGRMLISGSGT; this is encoded by the coding sequence ATGACGGCGGATCGACTGATCGCGGGACGGTATCGACTCACGGATCCGATCGGCACAGGTGCCATGGGAGTTGTCTGGCGCGGCACGGATGTCCGGCTGCGGCGCACGGTCGCGGTGAAGCAGCTCATTCTCGCGCCTGGGCTGACCCGTTCGGCGGCGCTCGAGGCGAAGCTGCGGGCCATGCGCGAGGGCCGCATCGCGGCCCGGCTGCACCATCCGAACGCGATCACCGTCTTCGACGTCGCCGAGGAAGACGGCCAGCCGTGGCTGGTGATGGAGTACATGAACGCGCCGAGCCTGGCGGCCAAGCTCTCCGGCAAGCGCACCCTGGCGCCCACCGAGGTCGCCAAGATCGGGGCGCAGGCCGCGGGCGCGCTGGCCGCCGCGCACGACGCGGGCATCATGCACCGCGACGTGAAGCCGGCGAACCTGCTCGTCGGTGACGACGGCACGGTCAAGATCACCGATTTCGGCATCTCCCGCGCGGTCGGCGATGTCACGGTGACCGCCACCGGCTTCCTCGCTGGCACCCCGGCCTACCTCGCACCCGAGGTGGCGCGCGGGGAGAACCCGGAGCCGGCCTCGGACGTATTCGCCCTCGGCTCAACGTTATACGCGGCCGTCGAAGGGCAGCCGCCGTTCGGCGAGGGGGACAACCCGCTCGCGGTGCTGCACGCCGTCGCGCGGGGCGAGATCGCCGAACCGAAGGAGGCGGGCGCGCTCGGCCCGGTGCTGATGCGCTTGCTCGCGCCGACCATCGACGCCCGCCCGAGCATGCACGAGGCCAAGCAGGCGCTGGAAGCCGTTGCGGAGGGCCGGGTTCCGACGCTGGGTCCGCCGCCGCCGACCAAGGCGATGCCCGCGCCCGGCGGCGACAGCGCCACCACCGTGCTGCCGCAGCCGGCGGCCGACGCCGCGAACGCGACCGCGGCCACCACCGTCGTGCCGACCGCCGCACTGACCGATCCCGGTGTCGCCGAATCGGTTTCCGTGCAGCCGCCGATACCGCCCAGCGGCTCGGGCACCCTGCCCGCGGGGACCGGTGCCGTGCCGTCACGCAACCGGGCGGTGCTGCTCGGCGCGGGCGCGTTCGTCGCGGTGCTCGTCGTGGTCGGGCTGGTCGCCTTGCTGGTGAAGGGCAACGACGGTGACAGCGGCACCGCGGCCGCACCGGGCCCGAGTAGCTCGGTGCCCGCCCTCGCGGGCCCGCCGCCCGCGACCGGCGACACCGGGCCCGTGCCGCAGCAGCCGCAGGAGCCCGCGCCCAGCACCGAACCGGCGCCCACGTCGAGTCCGGGCGCGAGCACGAGCCCCACGCCGACCCCGACCCCGACGCCGTCCTCGGCTCCGCCCACCTCGTCGGCCCCACCGGCGCCGACCACTGTCACCGCGACCCCCTTCGGCCCACCCACCCCCGACAAGGTCGCCCAGTTCGTCCAGGGTTACTACGGCATGCTGCCTGGCAACACCGCGGGCGCGTGGTCCCAGCTCACCCCGTCCTATCAGGTACAGACCGGCGGTGGCTACAACGAGTACGCCCGATGGTGGGGCACCGTGCGTTCGGTCAGCGTCGGCCGCGTCACCCCGAACGGCGACAACCGCGCCGTAGTCGCCCTGACCTACGTCATGAAAACCGGCGAGACCCGCTCCGAGAACCGGTGGATCCAGGTCACCGCGGACAACGGCCGCATGCTCATCTCCGGCTCCGGCACCTGA
- the metH gene encoding methionine synthase, with protein MSASIPAEFDTTLLDTLRRRVVIGDGAMGTMLQAAELTLDDFRGLEGCNEILNETRPDVLRHIHRAYFEAGADAVETNTFGCNLPNLADYDIADRIRDLSERGTRLAREVADEMGPAADGTPRYVLGSMGPGTKLPTLGHAPYTVLRDAYTEAALGMLDGGADAILVETCQDLLQVKAAITGSRAAMRQAGRRIPIITHVTVETTGTMLVGSEIGAALTALEPLGIDMIGLNCATGPAEMSEHLRHLSRHAQVPVSVMPNAGLPVLGAHGAEYPLTPEELAIALSGFVSEFGLALVGGCCGTTPEHIRQVTAAVREIEPSLPPIDERRRPEHEPSVASMYTAVPFAQDASIMMIGERTNANGSKAFREAMLAEDWQKCLDIAKDQTRDGAHMLDLCVDYVGRDGAKDMEALASRLATSSTLPIMLDSTETPVLRAGLEHLGGRCAVNSVNYEDGAGPESRFQQTMALVAEHGAAVVALTIDEEGQARTAAKKVEIAERLIADITGNWGLLESDIIIDTLTFTLGTGQEESRRDGVETIEAIRELKRRHPDVQTTLGLSNISFGLNPAARQVLNSVFMHECVEAGLDSAIVHASKILPMARIPDEQRETALDLVYDRRTPDYDPLQKLMALFEGVSTSSSKASRAEELAALPLFERLERRIVDGEKAGMDADLDEAMTQVPPLQIINETLLSGMKTVGELFGSGQMQLPFVLQSAEVMKTAVAYLEPHMEATDDSGKGRIVLATVKGDVHDIGKNLVDIILSNNGYEVVNLGIKQPIATILDAAVDKKADVIGMSGLLVKSTVVMKENLQELNSKGVAEQFPVLLGGAALTRGYVENDLTDVYEGDVHYARDAFEGLRLMDDIMTRKRGGGPDPDSPEAIAEREKAAERKARHERSKRIAEQRKAVEVPIEVPERSDVAADVPVPVPPFWGTRVVKGLALHEYSGLLDERALFLGQWGLRGQRGGEGPSYEELVETEGRPRLRAWLDRLSTEGVLQHAAVVYGYFPAVSEGDDVIVLTEPEPDAPQRYRFTFPRQQRDRFLCIADFIRSRARAQETGQVDVLPFQLVTMGQPIADFANELFAGDSYRDYLEVHGIGVQLTEALAEYWHRRVREELTLDGHAVADSDPTDVLEYFKLGYRGARYSFGYGACPELEDRAKLVDLLEADRIGVVLSEELQLHPEQSTDAFVLLHPEAKYFNA; from the coding sequence ATGTCTGCGTCCATTCCCGCCGAGTTCGACACCACGCTACTCGACACGCTGCGTCGCCGTGTCGTGATCGGTGACGGTGCGATGGGCACGATGTTGCAGGCCGCCGAGCTGACCCTGGACGATTTCCGCGGGCTCGAAGGCTGCAACGAGATCCTCAACGAAACCCGCCCCGACGTGCTGCGCCATATCCATCGCGCGTACTTCGAGGCGGGTGCGGACGCGGTGGAGACCAATACCTTCGGCTGCAATCTGCCGAACCTGGCGGACTACGACATCGCCGATCGCATCCGCGACCTGTCCGAGCGCGGCACCCGGCTGGCCCGCGAGGTGGCCGACGAGATGGGCCCCGCCGCCGACGGGACGCCGCGCTACGTGCTCGGCTCGATGGGCCCCGGCACCAAACTGCCGACCCTGGGCCATGCTCCCTATACCGTGCTGCGCGACGCCTACACCGAGGCCGCGCTCGGCATGCTCGACGGCGGCGCCGACGCCATCCTGGTCGAGACCTGCCAGGATCTGTTACAGGTCAAGGCGGCGATCACCGGCAGCAGGGCGGCGATGCGTCAGGCCGGGCGCCGGATTCCGATCATCACCCACGTCACCGTGGAGACCACCGGCACCATGCTGGTCGGCAGCGAGATCGGCGCGGCGCTCACCGCGCTCGAACCGCTCGGCATCGACATGATCGGCCTGAACTGCGCGACCGGTCCCGCCGAGATGAGCGAGCACCTGCGGCACCTGTCCCGGCACGCGCAGGTGCCGGTGTCGGTGATGCCGAACGCCGGCCTGCCGGTGCTCGGCGCGCACGGCGCCGAATACCCGCTCACGCCGGAGGAATTGGCGATCGCGCTGAGCGGCTTCGTCTCCGAGTTCGGGCTCGCGCTCGTCGGCGGCTGCTGCGGCACGACGCCGGAACACATCCGCCAGGTCACCGCGGCGGTGCGCGAGATCGAGCCGAGCCTGCCGCCGATCGACGAGCGGCGCAGGCCCGAGCACGAGCCGAGCGTGGCCAGCATGTACACGGCCGTGCCGTTCGCGCAGGACGCCTCGATCATGATGATCGGCGAGCGCACGAACGCCAACGGCTCCAAGGCATTCCGCGAAGCGATGCTCGCCGAGGACTGGCAGAAGTGCCTGGATATCGCCAAGGACCAGACCCGCGACGGCGCGCACATGCTCGACCTGTGCGTCGACTACGTCGGTCGCGACGGCGCGAAGGACATGGAGGCGCTCGCGAGCCGCCTGGCCACCTCCTCGACCCTGCCGATCATGCTCGACTCCACCGAGACCCCGGTGCTGCGCGCCGGTCTGGAACACCTCGGCGGTCGCTGCGCGGTGAACTCGGTGAACTACGAGGACGGCGCGGGCCCCGAATCGCGCTTCCAGCAGACCATGGCGCTGGTGGCCGAGCACGGCGCCGCCGTGGTCGCGCTCACCATCGACGAGGAGGGCCAGGCCCGCACCGCGGCCAAGAAGGTCGAGATCGCCGAACGGCTCATCGCCGACATCACCGGCAACTGGGGCCTGCTGGAGAGCGACATCATCATCGACACGCTCACCTTCACCCTCGGCACCGGCCAGGAGGAGTCGCGTCGCGACGGCGTCGAAACCATCGAGGCCATCCGGGAATTGAAGCGCAGGCACCCGGACGTGCAGACCACCCTCGGTCTGTCGAACATCTCCTTCGGCCTGAACCCCGCCGCGCGCCAGGTGCTGAACTCGGTGTTCATGCACGAATGCGTCGAGGCCGGACTGGATTCGGCGATCGTGCACGCCTCCAAGATCCTGCCGATGGCGCGCATCCCGGACGAGCAGCGCGAGACCGCGCTCGACCTGGTCTACGACCGGCGCACCCCCGACTACGACCCGCTGCAGAAGCTGATGGCCCTGTTCGAGGGCGTCTCGACGTCCTCGTCCAAGGCCTCCCGCGCCGAGGAACTGGCGGCGTTGCCGCTGTTCGAGCGGCTGGAGCGGCGCATCGTCGACGGCGAGAAGGCAGGCATGGACGCTGATCTGGACGAGGCGATGACGCAGGTGCCGCCGTTGCAGATCATCAACGAGACGCTGCTCTCGGGCATGAAGACCGTCGGTGAGCTGTTCGGATCCGGGCAGATGCAGCTGCCGTTCGTGTTGCAGTCGGCCGAGGTGATGAAGACCGCGGTCGCCTATCTCGAGCCGCATATGGAAGCCACCGACGACAGCGGCAAGGGCCGGATCGTGCTCGCCACCGTCAAGGGCGACGTGCACGACATCGGCAAGAACCTGGTCGACATCATCCTGTCCAACAACGGCTACGAGGTGGTGAACCTCGGGATCAAGCAGCCCATCGCGACCATCCTCGACGCCGCCGTGGACAAGAAGGCCGACGTCATCGGCATGTCCGGGCTGCTGGTGAAGTCGACGGTGGTGATGAAGGAGAACCTGCAGGAACTCAACTCCAAGGGTGTCGCCGAACAGTTCCCGGTGCTGCTCGGCGGCGCGGCCCTGACCCGCGGCTACGTCGAGAACGACCTCACCGACGTCTACGAGGGCGATGTGCACTACGCCCGCGACGCGTTCGAGGGCCTGCGGTTGATGGACGACATCATGACCCGCAAGCGCGGCGGCGGCCCCGATCCGGACAGCCCGGAGGCGATCGCCGAACGCGAGAAGGCCGCCGAGCGCAAGGCCCGCCACGAGCGGTCCAAGCGGATCGCCGAGCAGCGCAAGGCCGTCGAGGTGCCGATCGAGGTGCCCGAGCGTTCCGATGTCGCGGCTGACGTGCCGGTACCGGTGCCGCCGTTCTGGGGCACGCGGGTGGTGAAAGGCCTGGCGCTGCACGAGTATTCGGGCCTGCTCGACGAGCGGGCGCTGTTCCTCGGCCAGTGGGGCCTGCGCGGCCAGCGCGGCGGTGAGGGGCCCAGTTACGAGGAACTGGTGGAGACCGAGGGCAGGCCGCGGCTGCGTGCCTGGCTGGACCGGCTCAGCACCGAGGGTGTGCTGCAGCACGCCGCCGTGGTCTACGGCTACTTCCCCGCGGTGTCCGAGGGCGACGACGTGATCGTGCTCACCGAGCCCGAACCCGATGCGCCACAACGGTATCGGTTCACCTTCCCGCGCCAGCAGCGGGACCGGTTCCTGTGCATCGCCGACTTCATCCGCTCGCGGGCGCGCGCCCAGGAGACCGGGCAGGTGGACGTGCTGCCCTTCCAGCTCGTCACGATGGGGCAGCCGATCGCCGATTTCGCCAACGAACTCTTCGCGGGCGACAGCTACCGCGACTATCTCGAGGTGCACGGCATCGGCGTGCAGCTCACCGAGGCGCTGGCCGAATACTGGCACCGCCGGGTCCGCGAGGAACTGACCCTGGACGGGCACGCGGTGGCCGACTCCGATCCGACCGACGTGCTCGAGTACTTCAAACTCGGCTACCGCGGCGCGCGCTACTCCTTCGGCTATGGCGCCTGCCCGGAGCTGGAGGATCGCGCCAAGCTGGTCGACCTGCTCGAGGCCGACCGCATCGGTGTCGTGCTGTCGGAGGAACTCCAACTGCATCCCGAGCAGTCCACCGACGCGTTCGTGCTGCTGCATCCGGAGGCGAAGTACTTCAACGCCTGA
- a CDS encoding PAC2 family protein, producing MNPSETPDPELPTLRDPVLVAAFEGWNDAGDAASGAVEHLELIWDAEPLAELDSEDYYDYQVNRPTVRQVDGVTREIQWPSTMLSVCSPPGSDRDIVLLRGIEPNMRWRSFCADLLEFIEQLGVQTVVILGALLADTPHTRPVPVTGSAYSKEAAERFNLEQTRYEGPTGITGVLQDQCVKAGVPAVSFWAAVPHYVSQPPNPKATIALLHRVEDVLDIEVPLGELPKQAEDWETAVNEMTEGDDEVSEYVRSLEERGDAAVDVNEAMAKIDGDAIAAEFEKYLRRRGPGSFGL from the coding sequence GTGAACCCCAGTGAAACTCCCGATCCGGAACTGCCGACGTTGCGGGATCCGGTGTTGGTCGCGGCCTTCGAGGGCTGGAACGACGCGGGCGACGCCGCGAGCGGCGCCGTAGAGCATCTGGAACTGATCTGGGACGCCGAGCCCCTAGCCGAACTCGACTCCGAGGACTACTACGACTATCAGGTCAACCGGCCGACCGTACGTCAGGTCGACGGTGTGACCAGGGAGATCCAGTGGCCCTCGACCATGCTCTCGGTGTGCTCGCCGCCCGGTAGCGACCGCGATATCGTGCTGCTGCGCGGCATCGAACCCAATATGCGCTGGCGCAGCTTCTGCGCGGATCTGCTGGAGTTCATCGAACAGCTCGGCGTGCAGACCGTCGTCATCCTGGGCGCGCTGCTCGCCGACACCCCGCACACCCGTCCCGTTCCGGTCACCGGCTCCGCGTACAGCAAGGAGGCCGCGGAACGGTTCAACCTGGAACAGACCCGCTACGAGGGACCGACCGGCATCACCGGCGTGCTGCAGGACCAGTGTGTGAAGGCGGGCGTGCCCGCGGTGTCGTTCTGGGCCGCGGTGCCGCACTACGTGTCGCAGCCGCCCAACCCCAAGGCCACCATCGCGCTGCTGCACCGGGTCGAGGACGTGCTCGACATCGAGGTGCCGCTCGGCGAGCTGCCCAAGCAGGCCGAGGACTGGGAGACCGCGGTCAACGAGATGACCGAGGGCGACGACGAGGTCAGCGAGTACGTCCGCTCGCTCGAGGAGCGCGGCGACGCCGCCGTGGACGTGAACGAGGCGATGGCCAAGATCGACGGCGACGCCATCGCGGCCGAGTTCGAGAAGTATCTGCGCAGGCGAGGTCCGGGCAGCTTCGGCCTCTGA
- a CDS encoding XRE family transcriptional regulator gives MAAGDDRPVWAVRMRSERDARGWSQADAVRVMRAKSSHNLPTDSTLLRNWRRWESGESRPDDFYAPIIAAAFDTVTAAFFPKARPNRDDEVLSATGMDTLEFIGRLRMSDVSPATLDAIRITAERLCCEYSYADPHELHAEGTGWLRRITALLDGRLTLAQHRDILVLAGWVALLVGCVDYDLGRRTAAEATRRAAYSLGQEADNAEIMGWSAEMAAWFALTQGNYRGAIDAADQALEASRNLGVGVQLAAQRAKAWARLGDRHEVETALDEGRAILRRLDHPINLDNHFVVDPQKFDFYAMDCCRVAGEDRLAETYANEVIRNSTRADGTVRNPMRVSEAHLTLAVVAVRNRDLELAVDEGLRAFAGKRRSLPSLMWIAGEAAREIIARYPGDPRTRVYLDQLRALSTE, from the coding sequence GTGGCCGCTGGAGACGATCGACCCGTCTGGGCAGTCCGGATGCGCTCCGAACGCGATGCGCGGGGGTGGTCACAGGCCGACGCCGTCCGCGTGATGCGCGCCAAGTCCTCGCACAACTTGCCGACCGACAGTACACTGCTGCGTAACTGGCGCCGCTGGGAATCAGGCGAGTCGCGACCGGACGATTTCTACGCCCCTATCATCGCCGCCGCCTTCGACACCGTCACGGCGGCGTTCTTCCCCAAGGCCAGGCCGAATCGCGACGACGAGGTGCTCTCGGCAACCGGCATGGACACCCTGGAGTTCATCGGCAGACTGCGCATGTCCGACGTCTCCCCCGCCACCCTCGACGCCATCCGGATCACCGCCGAGCGGCTGTGCTGCGAGTACTCCTACGCCGATCCGCACGAGCTGCACGCCGAGGGCACCGGCTGGTTACGCCGGATCACCGCGCTGCTGGACGGCCGACTGACCCTGGCCCAGCACCGCGACATCCTGGTGCTGGCCGGCTGGGTCGCGCTGCTCGTCGGTTGCGTCGACTACGACCTGGGTCGCCGGACCGCCGCGGAGGCCACCCGCCGGGCCGCGTATTCGCTCGGCCAGGAGGCCGACAACGCCGAAATCATGGGCTGGAGTGCGGAAATGGCCGCGTGGTTCGCCCTGACCCAGGGCAACTACCGTGGCGCGATCGACGCCGCCGACCAGGCATTAGAGGCCAGCCGGAATCTGGGCGTCGGGGTGCAGCTGGCCGCGCAACGCGCCAAGGCCTGGGCCCGCCTCGGCGATCGACACGAGGTCGAGACGGCACTGGATGAGGGCCGGGCAATTTTGCGGCGACTCGACCATCCGATCAATCTGGACAACCACTTCGTCGTCGATCCGCAGAAGTTCGACTTCTACGCGATGGATTGCTGCCGGGTCGCGGGCGAGGATCGACTCGCCGAGACCTACGCCAACGAGGTCATCCGCAACTCGACCAGGGCCGACGGCACCGTTCGCAATCCGATGCGGGTGTCCGAGGCCCATCTGACCCTCGCGGTGGTCGCGGTCCGCAACCGCGATCTGGAACTCGCGGTCGACGAGGGGCTGCGCGCGTTCGCGGGCAAGCGCCGGTCGCTGCCCTCGCTGATGTGGATCGCGGGCGAGGCGGCCCGTGAGATCATCGCCCGCTACCCCGGCGATCCGCGCACCCGCGTCTACCTGGATCAGCTGCGCGCGCTCTCGACCGAGTGA